The Geothrix sp. genome window below encodes:
- a CDS encoding sensor histidine kinase: protein MRRLVIVLPCLWASVTGFALDPARPLSTHASHLWRSEDGLLQDTATALLESRDGFLWIGTEAGLVRFDGATFDHYSRLNVPGFAHNEIHCLAEGPGGSIWIGTSEAGLYRFQDGAVRAFGAAEGLPDQPILRLLQDRSGTLWAAPQEGPLLRFDGTRFQTVPSDAARLTIRAIVEDPNGTLWVGTAGSGLWRLQGGRLVLAALASTDITALGAGVEGEIWVGTRSQGLLTLTEGRLEAAAWAKGLPPRAISALLVDRQGSLWVGLEQTGLFRRTPAGSLETAPAPAGSRWTPLALLEDSSGALWSGTEGRGLRVLYPVPFQTLPVVGADLEEPALMVCQDAQGTVWCVTGDQSLGEIRQGRVHRVGPGNPGGPITAIWPRRAGGLWVGTRNGELYERYEGQFRRVRRPEGPSPDAIMSLYEDPQNILWVATSRQGLLKLAPGAAPVLFPAVQGALAMTGGGSAPLYLVSRTQGLGILDSSTVRWLGRAEGLGSSGALSLHLDAEGFLWIGTPEGLRRYRDGIFQTFGERPGPLLLAIHGILEDGAHRMWLSTGQGVFRIARAALIKSLNEAGSIPAVVFDHHDGMPSRETRNGPQPVAWLTREGDLYFPTSRGLARLDGRASSPPPPKAGPALRLHILKAESDETVLPDTVPIQVPPGTHRFEVYYTATSLTRADKVRFRYRLEGLEHIWNEVGDRRFSAYSNVPPGTYRFVLQAWRLDEDSPPQEQSIEVHVQPYLYQRPVFWVVCALGAGAFAWWLLRLRLQQLEAKSAVLGERNRMAREIHDHLAQGFTGVLLQIEAAEAKLARLQGDPEPVLTRLDHARKLAVASLQEARRSVMALRPHRPEGTNLLGALRVLSDRLLAGTEIQVELAQTGEPRPLGRRVEEELLRMAQEALTNALRHGKARWVRVVLQYEGRQVRLNIEDDGQGFDPSADAAGYGMRSIRESVRQLRGRIDIDSSPGLGTRITITLPTQRWHL, encoded by the coding sequence CAGCATCTGGATCGGCACCTCAGAGGCTGGGCTCTACCGGTTCCAGGACGGCGCGGTCCGGGCCTTCGGCGCCGCAGAGGGCCTGCCCGACCAGCCCATCCTGCGCCTGCTCCAGGATCGCAGCGGCACACTCTGGGCAGCCCCCCAGGAGGGACCCCTGCTCCGGTTCGACGGCACCCGGTTCCAGACCGTACCCTCGGATGCGGCCCGGCTGACCATCCGCGCCATCGTCGAAGACCCGAACGGGACACTCTGGGTGGGCACCGCAGGATCGGGCTTGTGGCGCCTCCAGGGAGGACGGCTGGTCCTGGCCGCGCTGGCCTCCACGGACATTACGGCCCTCGGTGCGGGCGTCGAAGGGGAGATCTGGGTGGGAACCCGCTCCCAGGGCCTGCTGACGCTCACCGAAGGCCGGCTCGAAGCGGCGGCCTGGGCGAAGGGCCTGCCGCCCCGGGCCATCAGTGCCCTGCTCGTGGACCGACAGGGCAGCCTGTGGGTCGGGCTCGAACAGACCGGCCTCTTCCGCCGGACGCCAGCCGGTTCCCTGGAGACCGCCCCCGCGCCTGCCGGCTCCCGCTGGACACCCCTCGCCCTGCTTGAGGACAGCTCCGGTGCCCTGTGGTCCGGCACCGAAGGCCGTGGCCTGCGTGTGCTCTACCCCGTGCCGTTCCAGACGCTGCCCGTGGTCGGCGCGGATCTCGAAGAGCCCGCCCTCATGGTCTGCCAGGACGCCCAGGGCACCGTCTGGTGCGTCACGGGAGACCAGTCCCTGGGGGAGATCCGCCAGGGGCGCGTCCATCGTGTGGGCCCGGGAAACCCCGGTGGCCCCATCACCGCCATCTGGCCCCGCCGGGCCGGGGGACTGTGGGTGGGCACCCGCAACGGCGAGCTGTATGAACGGTACGAAGGCCAGTTCCGCCGGGTCCGCCGGCCTGAGGGACCCTCGCCGGACGCCATCATGTCGCTGTACGAGGATCCGCAGAACATCCTGTGGGTCGCCACCTCCCGCCAGGGCCTGCTCAAGCTCGCACCAGGCGCCGCCCCCGTTCTGTTCCCCGCCGTCCAGGGTGCCCTCGCCATGACGGGAGGCGGATCAGCCCCCTTGTATCTGGTGAGCCGCACGCAGGGGCTGGGCATTCTCGACTCCAGCACGGTGCGCTGGTTGGGCCGTGCGGAAGGGCTGGGCTCAAGTGGCGCCCTGTCCCTGCACCTGGATGCCGAGGGATTCCTCTGGATCGGCACCCCGGAGGGCCTGCGGCGGTACCGGGACGGCATCTTCCAGACTTTCGGGGAACGCCCCGGCCCCCTGCTCCTCGCCATCCACGGCATCCTGGAGGATGGCGCGCACCGGATGTGGCTGAGCACCGGGCAGGGCGTCTTCCGGATCGCCCGCGCGGCCCTGATCAAGAGCCTCAATGAAGCAGGCTCCATTCCGGCCGTGGTCTTCGACCACCACGATGGCATGCCCTCCCGGGAGACCCGTAACGGCCCGCAGCCTGTGGCTTGGCTCACCCGCGAAGGCGACCTGTACTTCCCCACCAGCCGCGGGCTTGCGCGGCTGGACGGCCGGGCTTCCTCCCCGCCCCCGCCCAAGGCCGGCCCCGCGCTGCGCCTCCACATCCTGAAGGCCGAAAGCGACGAGACGGTTCTGCCCGACACCGTCCCCATCCAGGTCCCCCCGGGCACCCATCGGTTCGAGGTGTACTACACCGCCACCTCGCTCACGAGGGCGGACAAAGTCCGCTTCCGCTACCGCCTCGAGGGCCTGGAGCACATCTGGAACGAGGTGGGCGACCGCCGGTTCTCGGCCTACTCCAATGTGCCGCCGGGGACCTACCGGTTCGTCCTCCAGGCCTGGCGGCTCGATGAGGATAGCCCCCCGCAGGAGCAGTCCATCGAGGTCCATGTCCAGCCCTACCTGTACCAGCGGCCGGTCTTCTGGGTGGTGTGCGCACTGGGCGCGGGGGCGTTCGCCTGGTGGCTCCTCCGCCTGCGCCTTCAGCAGCTGGAGGCGAAGTCGGCCGTGCTGGGCGAGCGCAACCGCATGGCCCGTGAGATCCACGACCACCTGGCCCAGGGCTTCACCGGCGTGCTGCTGCAGATCGAGGCCGCCGAAGCCAAGCTGGCCCGGCTGCAAGGCGACCCGGAGCCCGTGCTGACCCGCCTCGATCATGCCCGCAAGCTGGCCGTAGCCAGCCTGCAGGAGGCCCGAAGGTCCGTCATGGCCCTCCGCCCCCACCGGCCCGAGGGCACGAACCTCCTGGGCGCCCTGCGCGTGCTGTCAGACCGCCTGCTGGCCGGCACGGAGATCCAGGTGGAGTTGGCCCAGACCGGCGAACCCCGCCCCCTGGGCCGGCGGGTGGAGGAGGAGCTGCTCCGCATGGCCCAGGAGGCGCTCACGAATGCCCTGCGCCACGGCAAGGCCCGCTGGGTGCGGGTGGTGCTGCAGTACGAAGGGCGCCAGGTCCGCCTCAACATCGAGGATGATGGGCAGGGCTTCGACCCTTCCGCCGACGCGGCGGGCTACGGCATGCGCAGCATCCGGGAAAGCGTCCGCCAGCTGCGGGGGCGCATCGACATCGACAGCAGTCCGGGGCTCGGCACCCGCATCACCATCACCCTTCCCACCCAAAGGTGGCACCTATGA
- a CDS encoding PAS domain S-box protein, with product MDASPSQPPASGRLSTVAERALRHLFQGASLAFLVLDRAGRLLHANPRALVMLGAGEEDLPQVGLERLRHDLPPSLAQAWFEAAFESRVDRSELGTWLRLDGTVLPVRLTVVGLTTEEGGHLFVWGRDQSEEQLIGARLAESAGLQRHLAEGIYALSLVRTREEAYRVLLGQATAILTGPHWSLGRIEIREGHPKVILAAWSPSLAARLGPSLKGLEFPLADSGFAREVCEHRRMCFVEEASTSPSMIQPAIVATYGLRSLLGVPLVFEGRIAGVLFGATFQGEPPTPPRETMFPVLQSLARIAALALERLESEDRLEEAARLSRGLAQAVRDLAEAVDEEALIGRLFRWAAKLAPFPEWWFNRYDPETKGSITTHWTPGLEALGSPEAIRQPVPVAGNAFLEAIHLQQEAVHIPQCRTRAESFDLATWPFRSVVGLPLAHEGAVVGILHGGSFGEQGEVSLSDERFEALKSLAEAAGLVMKRLHARRALEAQETRFRMLFEQTPDPIVLLSGGQVADVNAAASRLFGLDREVMLGQPMLAFCPEWQPEGGSSEDLGRRHMEAAMRGTCEQFEWVFRCEGGREAICQVNLTRLDPEDRPLLHAIVRDITAQKRAESERVALERQLFQAQKMESLGVLAGGIAHDFNNLLMGVLGHAGLALEQLNPLHPIRRNLEAIQKAGQRAADLTRQMLAYSGRGQFVVRHLDLTTQVEEMLHLLEVSLPKTVVLNLDLKKGLPAVSADASQIQQVIMNLVINAAEAIGETSGAITLATGAQRLEEPGIRTMLVGQDVPPGIYVYLEVTDTGCGMDVDTMSRIFEPFFTTKFTGRGLGLSAIMGIVRGHKGALRVYSEVGQGTTFKVLFPAQGAMADAHAVPGREAAWEGTGLILVVDDDETVRTVARQALELRGFQVLEAEDGRMAVDLVREQGPAIGLVLLDMTMPHMGGEEAYREMRILQPDLRVILSSGYNEVEAMSRFMGKGLKGFIQKPYGPKDLLAKIQGALEA from the coding sequence TTGGACGCATCTCCTTCCCAGCCCCCTGCGTCCGGTCGTCTCAGCACGGTCGCAGAACGGGCCCTCCGGCACCTGTTCCAGGGGGCTTCCCTGGCCTTCCTGGTCCTGGACCGGGCGGGCCGTCTCCTGCATGCGAATCCCCGGGCCCTCGTCATGCTGGGGGCCGGCGAGGAGGACCTGCCGCAGGTCGGCCTTGAGCGGCTTCGGCACGACCTGCCTCCCAGCCTCGCCCAAGCCTGGTTTGAGGCGGCCTTTGAGTCCCGGGTGGATCGTTCCGAGCTGGGAACCTGGCTGCGCCTCGACGGAACCGTGTTGCCGGTCCGCCTGACGGTGGTGGGCCTCACCACAGAGGAGGGAGGGCACCTCTTCGTGTGGGGACGGGATCAGTCGGAAGAGCAGCTGATCGGCGCGAGACTGGCGGAAAGCGCGGGACTCCAGCGTCACCTGGCCGAGGGCATCTACGCCTTGAGCCTGGTCCGGACCCGCGAGGAGGCCTATCGGGTGCTTCTGGGCCAGGCCACCGCGATCCTGACGGGGCCGCACTGGTCCCTGGGGCGGATCGAGATCCGGGAGGGACACCCCAAGGTCATCCTGGCGGCCTGGTCGCCCTCGCTGGCGGCTCGGCTGGGGCCTTCCCTCAAGGGACTCGAGTTTCCCCTGGCGGACTCCGGCTTCGCCCGGGAAGTCTGTGAGCACCGCCGCATGTGCTTCGTGGAGGAGGCCTCCACCTCGCCTTCGATGATCCAACCCGCCATCGTGGCGACCTACGGCCTCCGGAGCCTCCTGGGTGTGCCCCTGGTCTTCGAGGGCCGCATTGCCGGGGTGCTGTTCGGGGCCACCTTCCAGGGTGAGCCGCCGACGCCGCCGCGCGAGACCATGTTCCCCGTCCTTCAGAGCCTGGCGCGGATTGCCGCTTTGGCCCTGGAGCGCCTCGAAAGCGAAGACCGCCTGGAGGAGGCGGCCCGCCTTTCCAGGGGGCTGGCCCAGGCCGTCCGGGACCTGGCGGAGGCCGTGGACGAAGAGGCGCTCATTGGCCGCCTGTTTCGCTGGGCGGCGAAGCTCGCGCCGTTCCCGGAGTGGTGGTTCAACCGCTACGATCCCGAGACGAAGGGCAGCATCACCACCCACTGGACGCCAGGCCTGGAAGCCCTGGGCTCGCCGGAGGCCATCCGCCAGCCGGTCCCAGTGGCGGGCAACGCCTTCCTGGAGGCCATCCACCTCCAACAGGAGGCGGTCCACATTCCCCAGTGCCGCACGAGGGCGGAGTCGTTCGACCTGGCGACCTGGCCCTTCCGGTCCGTGGTGGGTCTGCCCTTGGCCCACGAAGGGGCTGTGGTTGGCATCCTCCATGGCGGATCGTTCGGGGAGCAGGGCGAAGTCTCGCTGTCCGATGAGCGCTTCGAGGCGCTGAAGAGTTTGGCCGAAGCCGCCGGCCTGGTGATGAAGCGGCTCCACGCCCGGCGTGCGCTCGAGGCGCAGGAAACCCGCTTCCGCATGCTGTTCGAGCAGACGCCCGATCCCATCGTGCTGCTCTCCGGAGGGCAGGTCGCGGATGTCAATGCGGCGGCCTCCCGGCTCTTCGGGCTGGACCGCGAGGTCATGCTCGGACAGCCGATGCTGGCCTTCTGCCCGGAGTGGCAGCCCGAGGGCGGATCGAGCGAGGACCTGGGCCGCCGCCACATGGAGGCCGCCATGCGCGGCACCTGCGAGCAGTTTGAGTGGGTCTTCCGCTGCGAGGGCGGACGGGAGGCCATCTGCCAAGTGAATCTGACGCGCCTCGACCCTGAGGATCGGCCTCTGCTGCACGCGATCGTGCGGGACATCACGGCGCAGAAGCGGGCGGAATCCGAACGCGTGGCGCTGGAGCGCCAGCTGTTCCAGGCCCAGAAGATGGAGAGCCTGGGCGTCCTGGCGGGCGGGATCGCCCACGACTTCAACAACCTGCTCATGGGTGTGCTCGGCCACGCCGGCCTGGCCCTGGAACAGCTGAATCCGCTCCATCCCATCCGCCGCAACCTGGAGGCCATCCAGAAGGCGGGACAGCGCGCCGCGGATCTGACCCGCCAGATGCTGGCCTACTCGGGTCGCGGCCAGTTCGTGGTCCGTCACCTGGACCTCACCACCCAGGTGGAGGAGATGCTGCACCTCCTGGAGGTGAGCCTCCCCAAGACTGTGGTGCTCAACCTGGACCTGAAGAAGGGCCTGCCGGCGGTCTCGGCGGATGCCTCCCAGATCCAGCAGGTGATCATGAACCTGGTGATCAATGCCGCCGAGGCCATCGGCGAGACCTCGGGCGCGATCACCCTCGCCACGGGGGCCCAGCGCCTGGAGGAACCGGGGATCCGCACCATGCTCGTGGGCCAGGATGTGCCGCCGGGCATCTATGTCTATCTGGAGGTCACCGACACTGGCTGCGGCATGGATGTCGACACCATGAGCCGCATCTTCGAGCCCTTCTTCACGACCAAGTTCACCGGGCGGGGCCTCGGCCTCTCGGCCATCATGGGCATCGTCCGCGGCCACAAGGGGGCCCTGCGCGTGTATTCGGAAGTGGGTCAGGGGACGACCTTCAAAGTGCTGTTCCCCGCCCAGGGGGCCATGGCGGACGCCCATGCCGTCCCAGGCCGCGAGGCCGCCTGGGAGGGGACCGGGCTCATCCTGGTGGTGGACGACGACGAGACCGTGCGGACCGTGGCCCGGCAGGCCCTTGAGCTGAGGGGGTTCCAGGTGCTGGAGGCGGAGGATGGCCGGATGGCCGTGGATCTGGTGCGGGAGCAGGGCCCGGCCATCGGGCTGGTGCTCCTGGACATGACCATGCCCCACATGGGCGGGGAGGAGGCCTATCGCGAGATGCGCATCCTCCAGCCGGACCTCCGCGTGATCCTGAGCTCGGGCTACAACGAGGTGGAGGCCATGAGCCGCTTCATGGGGAAGGGGCTCAAGGGATTCATCCAGAAGCCCTACGGTCCGAAGGACCTGCTGGCGAAGATCCAGGGCGCCCTGGAGGCTTGA
- a CDS encoding DMT family protein, whose amino-acid sequence MRTVLLLVLSNIFMTFAWYGHLKQHRDSPLWVAILASWGIAFFEYCLMVPANRAGYDRFSLPQLKVIQEVVTLLVFAVFAVAWMRERLHLNHLWAGLCLVGAVFFTFRK is encoded by the coding sequence TTGAGAACCGTCCTTCTGCTCGTCCTCAGCAACATCTTTATGACCTTCGCGTGGTACGGCCACCTGAAGCAGCACCGGGACAGCCCCCTCTGGGTGGCGATCCTGGCGAGCTGGGGCATCGCCTTCTTCGAGTACTGCCTGATGGTGCCCGCCAACCGCGCGGGCTACGACCGCTTCAGCCTGCCTCAGCTGAAGGTGATCCAGGAGGTGGTGACCCTCCTCGTCTTCGCAGTGTTCGCGGTGGCGTGGATGCGGGAGCGCCTGCACCTCAACCACCTCTGGGCGGGGCTCTGTCTGGTGGGTGCGGTGTTCTTCACCTTCCGCAAATAG
- a CDS encoding response regulator transcription factor, which produces MTATPITLLIVDDHPVVRDGLVAILHQGEPDLEVVGEAGDGREAVTAWRTLKPTVTIMDLQLPGQSGVEAIIAIRREDPEARVLVLTTFDGDADIQRALEAGARGYLLKSVRRATLIEAVRAVASGQRYLPPATAARLVEAMEAERLTPRELDVLRLLALGQRNREIAENLGLAEPTVKIHVNNLLRKLQVKDRTEAAVVALRRGLIHLEP; this is translated from the coding sequence ATGACCGCGACCCCCATCACGCTGCTCATCGTGGATGACCACCCCGTCGTGCGGGATGGGCTCGTCGCCATCCTCCATCAGGGGGAACCCGATCTGGAAGTGGTCGGCGAGGCCGGGGACGGCCGCGAGGCCGTGACGGCCTGGCGCACCCTGAAGCCCACGGTCACCATCATGGACCTTCAGCTGCCGGGCCAGTCGGGCGTGGAAGCCATCATCGCCATCCGGCGCGAAGATCCCGAAGCCCGGGTGCTGGTGCTCACCACCTTCGACGGGGACGCGGACATCCAGCGCGCCCTCGAGGCCGGGGCCCGGGGTTACCTGCTGAAGAGCGTCCGGCGCGCCACGCTCATCGAGGCCGTGCGGGCCGTGGCGTCCGGCCAGCGCTACCTGCCGCCCGCCACCGCCGCCCGGCTGGTGGAGGCCATGGAGGCCGAACGCCTGACGCCGCGGGAGCTCGATGTGCTGCGCCTCCTGGCCCTGGGACAGCGGAATCGGGAAATCGCCGAGAACCTGGGGTTGGCCGAGCCCACCGTGAAGATCCATGTGAACAACCTGCTCCGCAAGCTCCAGGTGAAGGATCGCACCGAAGCCGCCGTGGTGGCCCTCCGCCGCGGCCTCATCCACCTGGAACCCTGA